The sequence TGAAGAAATTGCATCTGGAAATCtattttttataaagaaaaatagTAAGATGTTTAATTTTATAACATTAGTTATACCTGGATAGCTTTCGGAGAACAAAATGCAGACAATGCTACTATAGTCTATTGTGTAGCATGGGAAATAGTGCTTGTTTTAGGTTTTTCCGGAAACCTGACATAGACTGCACATAGAAAAACCAGTGACCTGGTTTCCATGACAAGCTAAGCCaaatttcttgctgctgtagtcacatacatgaataaatttctatactgtttgggtagttctgcccctataattcccagaagaaAAAGCACTACTTAGCAGTAGTTTATCTTAGGACAATGTTGCAGTATCAATATGGAGCTGAAAGCTAAGTTCTCCTTCAGATGAAGATTTATTATTACACTATTTTGTTCCattctttcttttaaatctaTTTCCCACAAAAACCACATCCAAAGCAGTATTGGTTACCAAATATAAGTTATCAGAAGAGGACTTAAACCTATACTtatcttcctgttttcttctaGAAGCACCAATCATTTTAGTAATGAATGCAAAGATAGCCAATGAATCTGTCTCTGAATTTCTACTCCTGGAGTTTTCAGCTGTACGGGAACTGCAGATTCTACACTTCTCTCTGTTCCTGGTATTGTACATGGTAATTGTGTTTGGGAATCTTCTCATCATCTCTGCCATAGCTTTTGACCACCATCTTCACACTCCCATGTACTTCTTTCTGATGAACTTGGCCATACAGGACATAGGGGCTGTTTCTGTCACCATCCCCAAATCCATGGCCAATTCTCTCATGAATATCAGACACATTTCTTATGCTGGATGCATTTCTCAAGTgctttcattctttttctttgtatCATGTGATATTGCCCTTCTTACGGTCATGGCATATGATCGCTATGTTGCCATTTGCAATCCATTACAATATGAAATGGTGATGAACAGGGCAGTCTGCAAAAAGATGGTTGCTGGTGTGTGGGTTGCTGGAATTCTTAATGCAGTCATGCACACGAGTGCAACTTTTGCAACCCCTTTCTGCTCAAACATTGTCAATCAATTCTTCTGTGAGGTCCCACAGTTACTTACACTTGCCTGCTCTAATCTATACCTAGCAGAAATTGGAGCTTTAGTAGTGAGTATAACATTTGTGTTTGGATGTTTTGTCTACATTGTTGTCAGTTACATGCACATCTTCACTGCAGTTCTGAAAATCCCTTCTGTTCAGGGAAGGAAAAAGGCCTTCTCCACTTGTATACCCCACCTGGTTGTCTTCTCCGTTttttgtttcacaggatgttttgcTTACCTTAGGCCTCCCTCTAAAACTCCATCTGACCTGGACTTTGCATTAACTGTGATGTATAGTCTTGTACCACCCATGTTCAATCCAATAATCTATAGCATGAGAAATAAGGAGATAAAAAATGCTTTATCAAAACTGTTGAGTTTGAGGCAATCTCCTCTGGATATATCTTCcaggtttgttttgaagaggtATAATTAAAGGGCGCTCCTGGAACACAGCATCATTTCAAGTTAAATTTTCCTAATAGATTCAGATATGCAAACTCAACATCTGCCTTGTTTCAAATTGTCATCTTGCATTCCTTCAGCTCAGCTCTATCACACTTTTGCTTGTCAGATCTCATGGCATGTTCACAatacatttatgtatgtatgtatgtatgtatgtatgtatgttgaaGTTTATACCCCATTGTTCACTTGCATGATTCTTAAAGTGGCTGAACACATCTCAGCACCCCTTAATCCTCTAACACATGGATAATAACAGGTCATATTTCCTTTCGGCTCTGACACACCGCAGCGATTTTAACCAAGTATTCACGTATTGAAGGAAGTGATAGCACTTAGATGAAATTATTTTGGGGGGACGAGGAATTCACAGATTTACTGGAATGTCACATGCACACATATCTGAATTAACATCTCAGCAAAAATACATGCATCTTGGAGGCAGTCAGAAACACAAACACTGCCCTTGATAGGGAAGTGTTAGaatgcatggggagggggaatacaaCCTCTTTGCAAAAATATTTTGCCATCTAAAGGAAGTTCAGGAACAAAATACAAAAGAGAGACACCTCCTCACCAGACAATGCAGATTTTTTCATCACTACTGAAATAAGAACAGAACAGGGACTAGAGGTATTCACCATTCCCTTAGAAACAAATGGAAGTGTAATGGAATAACAAATAGGTACTTAataaattttttcatgttacTTCTAGTCTCAAAAAGTCCCACTCTAATGGAGAGGCAAAAAGTGAAGTGAAGATTAtaaagtattggggggggggggagacggatGGACAGACCTTGGACTCAAAACAGATCCTTATTTGGCATCACAAAATTAATGTTTGGTTGGCCGATATTATCAAAGGCATAAGAGGCTGGTTGCAGGTGTGAAGGTATTGGTGGTGAGCTTTGGGCTCGCATGgtgcttaggcattggaatagtgttgtgtgggggagggaaggtgcagccatcacctgcccctccatgcttaagggtattccgttaaaggaatctggggataTGGATCTCGTCCAAAGCCTgtggaggggctagggccatccCAAGATCTCTTCAGGAATCCAGGGGATGCTCAAGTTGATccacatcagcagggctccccctactggtggtttacccttacagacttcctgcaaggcaGGCAGGAGTGTAGTCTGTTGTTGCCAACGCCTAAGACAATagcgctcacattctgtaaccaataaagttgtggcctaaactaacattaacctaaaatgatgtttccttgtttctttatttctcttGGGGGTGCCTTAGGGACCTTGACACACAATTACAGGGCTACATCCTTAGAGCAGGGAAGCTCCCTTGATGAACTCTTGTTTCATAGAAAACTCAGGACCAGGCTACCATGCGTGTTAAAACCTTAACTCTGATTTAACATAAGGTGTCCAGTCCCAGACACATAAGATACTGAGACAAAAATGATATTATGGAACAGGGTTATGAGCACAGACTCCTCTGCAACCAAAGGTGAGGGCTGAATGCATGATGGTATCTCAGGGACACATAGGGATGTTGTTAATGAAGAACTAGCTCTCAGACAGTATAAAATACAGGCCTCAGATGAacatatattaaaatgcaataaacagcATCTCCTCCAGATACCCTAAATGGGAGAACACAGTGGGTAAGGGGAAATTACTGTACATGGGGAACACTGAGCTAGTTATAACTCACGCAACTATCAGAAATGAGTCTGAGAAGCTCCAGCTGAAACAAGAAGGTTCCAGAAAGACTTATAGGGCATTGACATCATCACTATTATTAGTATTAAATaatatggtggggttttttttagaaacagGAACATAAATAAATCTAAGTGTCTGTGGTTtattctgttgggatactgccagggagataaagtccatctgagccccaagctcggtgctggacgatccatcgacctcccttagtcacgcagtatctagcaattgtagcgacacgaagcctcaagaaaagatagccacattcttggacttgtgcacactctatcagcagaattcacataaccaacagaagttgcacagcatgagagcagaacatgcatatttacagtttattaggcgttggtcagaacaaaggagacatgaccgtctgctccgactgctcaggcaaaacagcctaaatcgaaaggaacttacaacataaacatcctgtgagacaggaacttacgcaggctgttatacaaacatcctgctcccttttaaggtggaacggaaatatcctaacatcctccccctttccgtgtaacctgtagtacctgtggttcaacccaattgcaacctttgtgcgtaaaccttcagttgttctctgttaacaaccttagacaacagatcagcaggaatttcatttcctggcatgtaggacacctgaatgagtcctttctgaatacactctcttgcacgatgtagcttaatctgcaagtacttggttctttgcttgcaactctctgagttcagcaaagccaaacaagatctattgtcttgatacacttgtataggacatttcacagaaaccccaatgtccttaaacagttgcatcaaccattcacaatccatgagtgaaaatgacagagcattgagttctgcttcacaggaacttaggctaactgtcgtctgctttttgcacaaccagtcaaacaggcagtggttgtacatgtagcatactccagaagtgcttgtaccatccgtggtgtcacttccaaaacttgcatctgcaaagatttcaagacctccagtcttctgactggtgaacctcagcctgtagtgcatagtccctttcaaataccgggctatgcgcttcagagctttccaatcctgaacagtaggattgttagcatgtctgctaagcaggttagtgcttacagcaatgtcaggtcttgagcatctagcaatgaaattcaacttgcctagaatgcatctgtacagcgttgtgtcagaaaacgcttcagcagtactatctacctggtaacctgtcaccatcggtgtgtctgctgggtttgcatcaaccaaattcaacctggttaatacatcagcaattttctgtgtttggtgtaccagaaaattacctgcttggtccctctccacctgcagagaaagatagttggatacctcaccaagatccttcatgtcaaagtgctccttcagctgagctagggtgctttggtaaaaagcctgattcttccaaaacatcagaagatcatcaacaaaacataaacaatacagtttgttttgcccctcctccttgacaaacacacaaggatcagctttgccctggtgaaaacctagagaaagcaacgtttcagtgagttttgtgttccaacacctggcactctgcttgagaccatataaggatttccgcagtttacagaccattcccttctgtatctgcatcccgtcaggtggaagcatgtacagctcctcccccaaaatcccgtacaaaaaagctgtatttatgtcatgatgggaaacacgcagtttctcctccgcagcgatcttgagcatcagccgaatgctctcatatttgaccgtgggtgagtaggtctcgtggtaatcctgccctggtacctgtgaaaaacctctggcaaccaatctggctttatgtctgacaaccttgccattctggtctgtcttggccttgaagacccatttgctgccaaccagtctcatccctgggactaccggtaccagctcccaagtctggttcctgttcaaggaatcaacttcagccttcatggcattaagccaaggctcagcatctttagaggttatctcctggacctctttgaagcttgaaggttcccacaccttctctgagctacta comes from Podarcis raffonei isolate rPodRaf1 chromosome 13, rPodRaf1.pri, whole genome shotgun sequence and encodes:
- the LOC128398706 gene encoding olfactory receptor 14A16-like, whose amino-acid sequence is MNAKIANESVSEFLLLEFSAVRELQILHFSLFLVLYMVIVFGNLLIISAIAFDHHLHTPMYFFLMNLAIQDIGAVSVTIPKSMANSLMNIRHISYAGCISQVLSFFFFVSCDIALLTVMAYDRYVAICNPLQYEMVMNRAVCKKMVAGVWVAGILNAVMHTSATFATPFCSNIVNQFFCEVPQLLTLACSNLYLAEIGALVVSITFVFGCFVYIVVSYMHIFTAVLKIPSVQGRKKAFSTCIPHLVVFSVFCFTGCFAYLRPPSKTPSDLDFALTVMYSLVPPMFNPIIYSMRNKEIKNALSKLLSLRQSPLDISSRFVLKRYN